A window of Candidatus Jettenia caeni contains these coding sequences:
- a CDS encoding glucose-1-phosphate thymidylyltransferase, with the protein MKGIILAGGSGTRLYPVTLAVCKQLLPIYDKPMIYYSLSVLMIAGIKEILIISTPHDLHKFREILHDGSHLGLRFSYKEQPHPNGLAEAFLLGREFIDSDDVCLILGDNIFYGHGLTDLLKKTVQDVSMKEGATIFGYYVNDPERYGVVEFDKNGVAISLEEKPTSPKSRYAITGLYFYDNTVIEIARNIAPSWRGELEITDVNKEYLRRGSLRVELLGRGYAWLDTGTPESLLEAGEFIATIEKRQGMKIACIEEIAYRLNYIDKEQLLRLAEPLKKNSYGQYLLNIAK; encoded by the coding sequence ATGAAGGGCATTATCTTAGCGGGTGGTAGTGGTACACGGTTATATCCGGTAACGTTGGCTGTGTGTAAGCAGCTTTTACCGATTTATGACAAGCCAATGATATATTATTCTTTATCTGTCCTGATGATTGCGGGTATAAAGGAAATCTTAATCATCTCCACACCTCATGATCTCCACAAATTTCGTGAAATACTCCACGATGGCTCTCATTTAGGCTTACGTTTCTCATACAAAGAACAACCTCACCCGAATGGACTTGCTGAAGCCTTCTTACTTGGCAGGGAATTTATTGACAGTGATGACGTGTGCCTCATACTGGGAGATAATATATTTTATGGTCACGGCCTGACTGACTTGCTAAAAAAAACTGTTCAGGATGTATCTATGAAAGAAGGAGCAACGATATTCGGATATTATGTAAATGATCCGGAACGGTATGGGGTAGTTGAGTTTGATAAAAATGGGGTGGCTATATCCTTAGAGGAAAAACCCACGTCCCCAAAATCAAGATACGCAATTACAGGGCTGTATTTTTACGATAATACAGTTATTGAAATAGCCAGGAATATTGCGCCTTCATGGAGAGGGGAGCTCGAAATAACAGATGTAAATAAAGAGTACCTCCGAAGGGGCAGTCTCAGGGTTGAGCTTCTTGGAAGGGGTTATGCATGGCTTGATACCGGGACACCTGAAAGTCTTCTGGAGGCCGGAGAGTTTATAGCAACCATAGAAAAGAGGCAGGGAATGAAGATAGCGTGTATAGAGGAGATTGCATATAGACTGAACTACATAGATAAAGAACAGTTATTGAGACTTGCTGAACCTTTAAAGAAAAATAGTTATGGACAGTATCTTTTAAATATAGCGAAGTAA
- a CDS encoding dTDP-4-deoxyrhamnose 3,5 epimerase — translation MPFHFKRLSIPEIILIEPKVFHDERGCFIEVYKYSDFAQFGIEESFVQDNHTKSKKNVLRGLHYQKNPGAQGKLVRCLRGNIFDVAVDIRKGSSTFGQWIGVELSEENNRMLYIPPAFAHGFVVLSDTADVIYKCTKEYSPENERGIIWNDPDINIKWPVENPVISEKDRKLPLLKDADKNFVFESRINFQEKPQIP, via the coding sequence ATGCCTTTTCATTTTAAGCGATTATCAATACCTGAGATTATACTCATTGAGCCAAAAGTGTTTCACGATGAAAGGGGATGCTTCATAGAAGTTTACAAGTATTCAGATTTTGCTCAGTTTGGTATAGAAGAATCTTTTGTTCAGGACAACCATACAAAATCAAAAAAGAATGTCCTCCGGGGACTTCATTACCAGAAAAATCCAGGCGCGCAGGGCAAATTAGTGCGATGCTTAAGAGGAAATATCTTTGATGTAGCAGTAGACATAAGAAAAGGGTCTTCTACTTTTGGACAATGGATTGGAGTGGAGCTTTCTGAAGAAAATAATCGTATGCTTTACATTCCACCTGCATTTGCTCATGGGTTTGTAGTGTTGAGTGATACTGCAGATGTTATCTACAAGTGTACAAAAGAGTATTCCCCTGAGAATGAGAGAGGAATTATCTGGAACGACCCGGATATTAACATTAAGTGGCCTGTTGAAAATCCGGTCATTTCAGAGAAAGACCGAAAACTTCCTCTGTTAAAAGATGCTGATAAAAATTTTGTTTTTGAATCCAGGATAAACTTTCAAGAGAAACCGCAAATACCATGA
- a CDS encoding transposase, with amino-acid sequence MTKIRSWEVSDALWERVKPLIPVVPKRNPEKGYKRKVGGGRKPMEARKVFEGIVYVLRTGCQWKALPKERFGSASSIHAYFLQ; translated from the coding sequence ATGACAAAGATAAGATCATGGGAGGTATCAGATGCATTGTGGGAGAGAGTGAAACCACTTATTCCGGTTGTGCCGAAGAGAAATCCGGAGAAAGGGTATAAAAGAAAGGTTGGTGGTGGGCGGAAGCCAATGGAAGCACGAAAGGTATTTGAAGGAATCGTGTATGTATTACGAACCGGTTGTCAGTGGAAGGCATTACCGAAAGAACGGTTTGGCAGTGCAAGTTCGATCCATGCGTACTTCCTTCAATAG